In Morganella morganii, the following are encoded in one genomic region:
- a CDS encoding bacteriophage antitermination protein Q yields the protein MIEHDLQYLRDMATIAMTDHSSRTKGQLEAFEGFVLGNTTRYPRKKPRDITVNGRKVSRETDAVSCWSTHYSVLPMPPIDRVDYQNCSWRRAIMELDEAEQSWLLYCYGKELKFSHQTAITAYVWSEMQERIKGRRVSKKVKERLRALVWLAVQDYTLNKDGYYYQSELAELVGVTAKNWNNNYKTHWQELLLICKTLDCGSLRKMRNNRVEIWRKNTAKTCKSR from the coding sequence ATGATTGAGCACGATTTGCAGTACCTGCGGGATATGGCGACTATCGCAATGACTGACCACAGCAGCAGAACCAAAGGCCAGCTTGAAGCATTTGAGGGATTTGTATTGGGAAACACAACGCGCTACCCACGTAAAAAGCCCCGTGATATTACCGTGAACGGCAGAAAGGTAAGCCGTGAAACCGATGCGGTATCCTGCTGGTCAACACACTATTCCGTGTTACCGATGCCACCTATTGACCGGGTGGACTATCAGAACTGTTCCTGGCGGCGGGCAATTATGGAACTGGATGAGGCTGAGCAGTCCTGGCTGCTGTATTGCTATGGTAAAGAATTGAAGTTCTCACACCAGACGGCTATCACCGCCTATGTATGGAGCGAAATGCAGGAACGGATTAAAGGCCGCCGGGTGTCGAAGAAAGTAAAAGAACGACTCAGGGCGCTGGTATGGCTGGCAGTGCAGGACTACACCCTGAACAAAGACGGGTATTACTATCAGTCTGAACTGGCTGAGCTGGTGGGAGTAACTGCAAAAAATTGGAATAATAACTACAAAACACACTGGCAGGAGCTGCTGCTGATTTGTAAAACCCTGGACTGTGGCTCATTGCGAAAAATGAGAAACAACAGAGTGGAAATATGGCGCAAAAATACAGCAAAAACTTGCAAAAGTAGATAA